The region ttaatgtgACCagtgcattaatgtaaaatcatATTTGTCTATTTTAGGAACAACTGAAAACAGACCTTCTTCACAGACTTCTGAGTAAAATTTCCCAGGTCACACAGAGACTCCCGCTAGATGTGGGCTATTTGCAGTTTGTAGTCAACCAGGAGATGGTCCTGTTTAGGTCATTGTCAGGCCAAGTTGAGATGCCACAAGATGTTGTAAATGCATTGACAGAGTTGTCAATACTTGTCAATGCAGAGGACAGCTCTAATATGAGTCTTTGTCAGGTGCCAGTGTTGCAAGCAGAAATGGGACGGCCAAAATATGTTGTGTCTCATCAGCAACTACAAAGCCTGGTAGAAATGTCCCTACCAGTGTCATGCATTGCAAAACTTCTGGGTGTATCTGAGAGGACAGTGAAACGGCGCATGCATGAATATGGCCTTTCCATAATGCAGTATTACAGTACCTTAACTGATGAACAACTTGACAATTTGGTGAGGTCGGTGAAGGCCAGAACACCACATGTAGGGTGCAGAATGATGAAAGGAATCCTGCAGGCCATGGGTCACCGTGTCCAGTGGAACAGGGTGTCTTCATCCATGCATCGTGTAGACTCCGTTGGTGTACTCTCAAGACTGACAAGGTTGGGGTGTGTTGCAAGAAGGACTTATTCTGTCCAGGGTCCTCTGCACTTGGTGCATATCGACACAAATCATAAGCTCATCAGGTAGGTCATATATTTTTGCTCAGTatgataaattaaaaatgaaaacattaatatTCCCCCAAAATTCCCCACCACATTTTTAACACTGTTGTTTTGCATCAGCAAAGAAATTTACACAAGTACTACATCAAACTGATTCAGTGTCGTCCCCCCCAACAGATATGGCCTTGTTATTTTTGGAGGGATTGATGGCTTCTCACGAAAGGTATGATGACTACTAAATGAGATTCAAAATGACAGGCATGGT is a window of Micropterus dolomieu isolate WLL.071019.BEF.003 ecotype Adirondacks unplaced genomic scaffold, ASM2129224v1 contig_13596, whole genome shotgun sequence DNA encoding:
- the LOC123966515 gene encoding uncharacterized protein LOC123966515 isoform X2, coding for MVLFRSLSGQVEMPQDVVNALTELSILVNAEDSSNMSLCQVPVLQAEMGRPKYVVSHQQLQSLVEMSLPVSCIAKLLGVSERTVKRRMHEYGLSIMQYYSTLTDEQLDNLVRSVKARTPHVGCRMMKGILQAMGHRVQWNRVSSSMHRVDSVGVLSRLTRLGCVARRTYSVQGPLHLVHIDTNHKLIRYGLVIFGGIDGFSRKIMYLGAATNNKASTALDFFFEAVQKYGFPLRVRGDQGLENVGVA
- the LOC123966515 gene encoding uncharacterized protein LOC123966515 isoform X1, with product MNAPLYSLAMASAAPRQPAGASAQEQLKTDLLHRLLSKISQVTQRLPLDVGYLQFVVNQEMVLFRSLSGQVEMPQDVVNALTELSILVNAEDSSNMSLCQVPVLQAEMGRPKYVVSHQQLQSLVEMSLPVSCIAKLLGVSERTVKRRMHEYGLSIMQYYSTLTDEQLDNLVRSVKARTPHVGCRMMKGILQAMGHRVQWNRVSSSMHRVDSVGVLSRLTRLGCVARRTYSVQGPLHLVHIDTNHKLIRYGLVIFGGIDGFSRKIMYLGAATNNKASTALDFFFEAVQKYGFPLRVRGDQGLENVGVA